The proteins below come from a single Psychrobacter sp. FDAARGOS_221 genomic window:
- the glpK gene encoding glycerol kinase GlpK — protein sequence MAGYILALDQGTTSSRAIIYDDRARPIQVSQQETTLITPKAGYVEQDAMQIWHTQISCAHDAINQAGLLATDISSLAITNQRETIVFWDKRTGKPLAPAIIWQDRRSDSWCQQLQKQQLKDSDVTMQQHVQQVTGLRLDPYFSASKIVWMLDNHPNLKDRAQRGEVAVGTIDSWLMFKLTGGEHVIDISNASRTLMYDINKLQWSDELLSKFDVSKQMLPKVIASDGDFGKTKKGLFAKQIPIQAVLGDQQAALFGQGCVSEGMAKNTYGTGCFMLMNIGHEVQLSQHQLLTTVGWQRRLKHQQFIGNQIEHPSLSKLVKSGQRILNPARREVTYALEGSVFMAGAIVQWLRDNLGLFYKSQDVERLANEVESSEEVVLVPAFTGLGAPYWRSDITASIFGMTRGSSKAHIARAALESIAFQTYDVLTAMQKDSPSPLTELRVDGGASNNNLLMQFQADMLGVPVLRPKDTEITAKGVALLAGINAGLYDETTIDDSWHLDRCFEPQMSADEREQHLHKWHQAISKTLQ from the coding sequence ATGGCCGGTTATATTTTAGCGTTAGATCAAGGAACGACATCAAGTCGAGCCATCATCTATGATGACAGGGCCAGGCCCATTCAGGTCTCTCAGCAAGAGACAACTTTGATAACGCCCAAGGCAGGGTATGTTGAGCAAGATGCGATGCAGATTTGGCACACTCAAATCAGCTGTGCCCATGATGCCATTAACCAAGCCGGCTTATTGGCAACAGATATTTCAAGCTTAGCTATTACCAATCAGCGCGAAACCATCGTATTTTGGGATAAGCGTACCGGCAAACCTTTGGCACCTGCGATTATTTGGCAAGACAGACGTTCAGACAGTTGGTGCCAGCAGCTGCAAAAGCAACAATTAAAAGATTCAGATGTCACTATGCAGCAACACGTGCAGCAAGTGACAGGGCTGCGTTTAGACCCTTACTTTAGTGCCAGTAAAATAGTTTGGATGTTAGACAACCATCCAAATTTAAAAGACCGAGCCCAACGTGGTGAGGTCGCGGTTGGCACCATAGACAGTTGGTTGATGTTTAAGCTGACTGGCGGTGAGCATGTGATTGATATCAGTAATGCCTCTCGCACCTTAATGTACGATATCAATAAGCTGCAATGGTCAGATGAGCTGTTGAGTAAGTTTGATGTCAGTAAGCAAATGCTGCCTAAGGTGATTGCTTCCGATGGTGACTTTGGCAAAACTAAAAAAGGGCTGTTTGCCAAGCAAATTCCAATTCAAGCGGTGTTAGGTGATCAGCAAGCGGCTTTATTTGGACAAGGCTGTGTGTCAGAAGGCATGGCAAAAAATACCTATGGCACTGGCTGCTTTATGCTGATGAACATCGGTCATGAGGTGCAGTTAAGTCAGCATCAGTTATTGACCACAGTCGGCTGGCAGCGCCGATTAAAACACCAGCAGTTCATTGGCAATCAAATTGAACACCCTTCTTTATCAAAACTGGTCAAGTCTGGTCAAAGAATACTAAACCCAGCTCGGCGAGAAGTGACCTATGCGCTTGAAGGCAGTGTGTTTATGGCAGGAGCCATCGTGCAGTGGTTACGCGATAACTTAGGTTTGTTTTATAAGTCCCAAGACGTTGAGCGTTTAGCCAATGAAGTAGAGAGCAGTGAAGAAGTGGTTTTAGTCCCTGCCTTTACCGGACTCGGTGCCCCTTATTGGCGCTCAGATATTACTGCCAGTATTTTCGGTATGACCCGTGGTAGTAGCAAAGCACATATTGCACGCGCAGCTTTAGAATCAATTGCCTTCCAAACTTACGATGTATTAACCGCCATGCAAAAAGACAGCCCCAGTCCACTTACAGAGCTTAGGGTAGATGGCGGCGCTTCGAATAATAATTTATTGATGCAGTTTCAGGCAGATATGCTTGGCGTTCCTGTACTCAGACCCAAAGATACCGAGATTACCGCTAAAGGAGTCGCGCTGCTGGCAGGTATCAATGCTGGGCTATATGATGAAACCACCATTGATGATTCATGGCATTTAGACCGATGCTTTGAGCCACAGATGTCAGCAGATGAGCGGGAGCAGCATTTACATAAGTGGCATCAGGCCATTAGTAAGACACTGCAATAA
- a CDS encoding TetR/AcrR family transcriptional regulator has product MPHKKDDLIQDILVDSELAKILVPNKFKHTSKQGRVRRQKLLMSAQKLSEFRDIGDISLADVCEDAGIPRASAYHFFPNVESIFLALRFLNFIETLHILEKISVSDFNQWDGYIEKIIRESAVTFNKDLTKNKLMYGCNTPDFDSVDYEQKVDVSMVNMITDRLTSHYDASNYPELHSKVFIAYSLAHSVFSLSYRQHGVITSEMIDEAVTACISYLRTYLPQKLPKNK; this is encoded by the coding sequence ATGCCACATAAGAAAGATGACTTGATTCAAGATATTTTAGTTGATTCAGAGCTTGCTAAAATACTCGTACCTAATAAATTTAAGCATACCAGTAAGCAAGGTCGAGTACGTCGGCAAAAATTGTTGATGAGTGCTCAAAAACTTAGTGAGTTTCGTGATATTGGCGATATTAGCTTGGCAGATGTCTGTGAAGATGCAGGTATTCCTCGTGCATCTGCGTATCATTTTTTCCCAAATGTAGAGTCCATTTTCTTAGCTCTTCGATTTTTAAACTTTATCGAAACGCTGCATATTTTAGAGAAAATTTCAGTGTCCGATTTTAATCAGTGGGACGGTTATATTGAAAAAATCATACGTGAATCAGCGGTTACTTTTAATAAAGACTTGACCAAAAACAAGCTGATGTATGGCTGTAATACACCAGATTTTGATAGCGTTGATTATGAACAGAAAGTTGATGTGAGTATGGTCAACATGATCACTGACAGGTTGACCTCTCATTATGATGCCTCAAATTACCCAGAGTTACATTCAAAGGTGTTTATCGCTTATAGTCTGGCGCATAGTGTGTTTTCATTATCATATCGTCAACATGGTGTCATTACCTCTGAGATGATTGATGAGGCAGTCACAGCCTGTATTAGCTACTTGCGCACTTATCTGCCACAAAAGCTGCCTAAAAATAAATAA
- a CDS encoding endonuclease/exonuclease/phosphatase family protein, which produces MSQRHHSNQDKEFKIATSNLLNFALPHRTFYDNMDAYTDDQYQRKLNGLSELLRNAGSDIYALQEVWDEQALQDLAVKLGFERSQVLAPMASNDPSSQLTQGKGAQGTPALGIISKFEVIEWQQLTDFDPLAVVDVPDQGLYRAFNRPPLSVTLDVYGQPITVVTAHLKSKRPHYLRDEQGNRLEDYDDPRVRVRAKLRSLCMRAAEAAALRIFMIDILRNTNHPLILLGDMNDVTDSVTTQLLAETSEVIYDKTMRDVALFDAARIQTSYGWMRDVAYTHLYQGMPEVIDQLFVSEEFLVDGKFSLGEVKQVDYFNDHLKKEYDNRFSDHGIVRAKIELS; this is translated from the coding sequence ATGAGCCAAAGACATCATTCCAATCAAGACAAAGAGTTTAAGATAGCAACCAGCAACCTGCTAAATTTTGCGCTACCACACCGCACCTTTTACGACAATATGGACGCTTATACTGACGATCAGTATCAGCGTAAATTAAATGGACTATCTGAGCTACTGCGCAATGCAGGATCGGATATCTACGCATTGCAAGAAGTGTGGGATGAGCAGGCATTACAAGATTTGGCAGTAAAACTAGGTTTTGAGCGCTCTCAAGTACTGGCGCCTATGGCCAGTAATGACCCTTCAAGCCAGCTAACGCAAGGTAAAGGTGCTCAAGGGACACCGGCTTTGGGTATTATTTCAAAGTTTGAAGTGATTGAGTGGCAGCAGCTGACTGATTTTGATCCACTGGCAGTAGTCGATGTGCCTGATCAAGGGTTATATCGCGCATTTAATCGCCCGCCTTTATCGGTCACTTTGGATGTCTACGGGCAGCCTATCACCGTGGTAACCGCCCATCTTAAAAGCAAGCGACCTCACTACTTACGTGATGAGCAAGGCAACCGTTTAGAAGACTATGACGACCCAAGAGTGCGGGTGCGCGCTAAGCTTAGAAGCTTATGCATGCGAGCGGCAGAAGCGGCGGCGTTACGAATCTTTATGATAGACATATTGCGCAATACTAACCATCCGTTAATCTTATTGGGTGATATGAATGATGTGACGGACAGTGTGACCACTCAGCTGCTGGCAGAAACTAGCGAGGTTATCTATGACAAGACCATGCGCGATGTGGCGCTATTTGATGCAGCGCGTATTCAGACCAGTTATGGTTGGATGCGAGATGTGGCCTACACCCACTTGTATCAGGGTATGCCAGAGGTTATTGACCAGCTGTTCGTCTCTGAAGAGTTCTTGGTCGATGGTAAGTTTTCGCTTGGTGAAGTGAAGCAGGTCGATTACTTTAACGACCATCTAAAAAAAGAATATGACAATCGCTTCTCCGATCATGGCATTGTCAGGGCTAAAATTGAACTAAGTTAA
- the hemW gene encoding radical SAM family heme chaperone HemW gives MPSHQTIEHPTFSQQAVADIPLALYIHIPWCVKKCPYCDFNSHTLPVNEQKPNSTQQQSPEFFAEYVTALIADIDSQLPYIQGREISSIFIGGGTPSLLPIDQYQRLFAHLNKVLPLAADIEVTMEANPGTLEHAPFAEYLAVGINRLSIGVQSFSDSKLQALGRIHNANQAQQAIKAAKQAGFERINVDLMHGLPQQSVTEALEDIRLAHAAGATHISWYQLTIEPNTVFYRNTPVLPDDDNLAQIEEQGSALLSQLGYRNYEVSAWVSANDTGSRHNINYWQFGDYLAIGAGAHGKITIADVSDSNETDALEQGIYRFSKSRLPKDYMSYKHYPKMVGLVPIATDEICGEFMLNVLRLTQGVDLSVYAARTGLQVAPILPIINQLQQQGLLENQADWIQPTALGRRYLNQVLHAFL, from the coding sequence ATGCCTTCACATCAGACAATTGAGCATCCTACTTTTTCACAGCAAGCGGTGGCTGATATTCCGCTCGCCTTGTATATCCATATACCTTGGTGTGTCAAAAAATGCCCGTACTGCGATTTTAACTCGCATACCTTGCCGGTCAATGAACAAAAGCCAAATTCAACACAGCAGCAGTCGCCTGAATTTTTTGCAGAATACGTGACTGCATTAATAGCAGATATAGACTCACAGTTGCCATATATCCAAGGGCGTGAAATCAGCTCCATATTTATTGGCGGTGGTACACCTTCATTATTACCGATTGACCAATATCAGCGATTGTTTGCGCATCTTAATAAAGTGTTGCCACTGGCTGCAGATATCGAAGTAACTATGGAAGCTAATCCAGGAACGTTAGAACATGCGCCGTTCGCTGAGTATTTAGCGGTCGGTATTAATCGTTTGTCGATTGGCGTGCAAAGCTTTTCAGATAGCAAGCTTCAAGCATTGGGCCGCATTCACAATGCCAACCAAGCACAGCAGGCGATTAAAGCGGCGAAACAAGCGGGTTTTGAGCGTATCAATGTCGATCTGATGCATGGACTACCGCAGCAAAGTGTCACTGAGGCGCTAGAGGACATTCGATTGGCACATGCCGCAGGCGCAACTCATATCTCATGGTATCAGCTGACTATCGAGCCCAACACTGTGTTTTATCGCAATACGCCTGTATTACCAGACGATGATAACTTGGCGCAAATTGAGGAGCAGGGCAGTGCTCTATTATCTCAATTAGGCTATCGTAATTATGAGGTTTCGGCCTGGGTAAGCGCTAACGATACCGGTAGCCGTCATAATATTAACTATTGGCAGTTTGGTGATTATTTGGCGATTGGGGCAGGAGCACATGGCAAAATCACCATAGCAGATGTGAGTGATAGCAATGAGACGGATGCATTAGAGCAGGGCATATACCGTTTTAGTAAAAGCCGTTTGCCAAAAGATTATATGAGCTATAAGCACTATCCCAAAATGGTTGGATTGGTACCGATTGCAACCGATGAAATCTGCGGTGAGTTTATGCTTAATGTGTTAAGGCTAACCCAAGGGGTTGATTTGAGTGTGTATGCTGCAAGAACAGGGCTGCAAGTGGCGCCAATTTTGCCAATTATAAACCAGTTACAGCAGCAAGGGCTTTTAGAAAATCAAGCTGATTGGATTCAGCCGACTGCTTTAGGACGTCGCTATTTAAATCAAGTATTACACGCATTTTTATAG
- a CDS encoding MATE family efflux transporter gives MLPNLSFQDFKQYSLRLGTLVFPILITQFCQAALGVVDAIMAGAVSALDLAAVSIGSGVWLPLFLLATGTLIATTPLIGEKMGQKRPEDVPHITQQSLWAALLIGIIGLIVVSLTPNILGAMGVPADIQPKASLYLRFVALGFPAIACYAVLRSYCEALSRPEPVTVISIIGLLINIPINYIFIHGLYGMPALGGAGCGLATACVLWINVILLGTYLYFSKNKAFVVTRFFHNFGAPDKQQITKLFKLGVPIGISIFFEASLFSLASIVISPLGAIAVASHQVALAVTSQLFMIPMSVAMGLTIMVSNRFGEQNWIALRQVQSTGLIWAVLIALCSMLGVWLFREDLANAFTDNPAVKAQAMFLLLFAIAYQLVDSWQVNIAGILRGMQDTKVPMWITLFCYWLVALPLGTYLVRFTDTGAKGFWIALVTGLTLSSVLLSLRLIYRQRQVLNFKSV, from the coding sequence ATGTTGCCTAATTTATCATTTCAAGACTTTAAACAATACAGTTTGCGCCTAGGCACACTCGTTTTTCCTATTTTAATTACTCAGTTTTGCCAAGCGGCATTAGGTGTTGTCGATGCCATCATGGCCGGAGCCGTATCTGCGTTAGACTTAGCTGCTGTATCGATTGGCTCTGGTGTGTGGCTACCATTATTCTTATTAGCCACTGGCACCTTGATTGCCACTACGCCGCTTATCGGTGAGAAGATGGGACAAAAAAGGCCCGAAGATGTACCGCACATTACTCAGCAATCTTTATGGGCCGCGCTTTTAATTGGTATTATCGGGCTCATTGTGGTGTCTTTAACGCCTAATATTTTAGGCGCCATGGGTGTGCCTGCAGACATTCAACCCAAAGCCTCTTTATATCTTCGCTTTGTGGCGTTAGGCTTCCCTGCTATTGCCTGTTACGCAGTACTTCGCAGCTATTGTGAAGCGCTTAGCCGCCCTGAGCCGGTGACCGTCATTAGTATTATTGGCTTACTGATTAATATTCCGATTAACTATATTTTCATTCATGGTTTATATGGCATGCCTGCACTCGGCGGCGCTGGCTGTGGTCTGGCAACGGCTTGTGTGCTTTGGATTAACGTTATTTTATTGGGCACTTATTTATATTTTTCCAAAAACAAAGCCTTTGTTGTCACTCGATTTTTCCATAATTTTGGTGCGCCTGATAAGCAACAAATTACCAAACTGTTTAAATTAGGTGTGCCCATTGGTATTTCTATCTTTTTCGAAGCCAGTTTATTTAGCTTGGCTTCTATTGTTATCAGCCCATTGGGAGCCATTGCAGTCGCCTCGCATCAAGTGGCATTGGCGGTGACTTCACAGCTGTTTATGATTCCTATGTCCGTTGCGATGGGACTGACCATTATGGTATCCAACCGCTTTGGTGAGCAAAACTGGATTGCGCTGCGTCAGGTTCAAAGCACCGGCCTTATCTGGGCAGTACTGATTGCCTTATGCAGTATGCTGGGCGTTTGGTTATTTAGAGAAGATCTAGCTAATGCGTTCACTGACAACCCTGCAGTAAAAGCGCAAGCCATGTTCTTATTACTATTTGCCATTGCTTATCAATTGGTTGATAGCTGGCAGGTTAACATTGCTGGTATTTTACGCGGCATGCAAGACACCAAGGTACCGATGTGGATTACCCTATTTTGTTACTGGCTAGTGGCGCTGCCGTTAGGGACTTATCTGGTGCGATTTACCG